One part of the Lachnospiraceae bacterium JLR.KK002 genome encodes these proteins:
- a CDS encoding type II toxin-antitoxin system prevent-host-death family antitoxin: MIIKASASLRNDYTTISNMAKETKEPIYITKNGEGDLVLMSIEAFERREQILQLRAKVFQAEQERLDGAETVSVSEARKRLRERADGI; this comes from the coding sequence ATGATCATAAAAGCATCAGCGTCATTAAGAAATGATTACACAACGATTTCTAATATGGCAAAAGAAACAAAAGAGCCAATATATATTACTAAAAATGGTGAGGGTGATCTGGTTCTTATGAGTATAGAGGCTTTTGAAAGGCGGGAACAGATTTTACAGCTCCGTGCGAAGGTTTTTCAGGCAGAACAGGAGCGGCTGGATGGAGCTGAGACAGTCAGCGTTTCAGAGGCCAGAAAGCGGTTAAGGGAGCGGGCGGATGGCATATAA
- a CDS encoding sugar ABC transporter permease — MEKKHKKIDYAKWGYLFILPFFVSFFIFSLIPLVDTVRYSFFEYYRSGIKEIGPNFVGLENYISLLGSDMLKYAGNTMILWIIGFIPQIVIALVLAEWFVDARLKIHGTQFFKVVIYLPNLIMASAFAMLFFTMFSTNGPINSILTSFGWISQPVDFLGSVWGTRSLVGLMNFLMWFGNSTIMLMAAIMGISPDVFEAAELDGCNSLQRFFYITLPQIRPILAYTLITSIIGGLQMFDVPQILTNGQGTPDRTSMTLIMFLNSHLKSKNYGMAGALSVFLFVVSGILCFVVYRMTNNDDPDGSKAAAKKAKKQRRG, encoded by the coding sequence ATGGAAAAGAAACATAAAAAAATAGATTATGCAAAATGGGGCTATCTGTTTATCCTTCCATTTTTTGTGAGTTTTTTCATATTTTCTCTGATCCCTCTGGTGGATACTGTCCGGTATAGTTTTTTTGAGTATTACCGTTCAGGGATTAAAGAGATAGGGCCGAATTTTGTGGGTCTGGAGAATTATATCAGCCTGCTGGGTTCGGATATGCTGAAATATGCAGGCAATACCATGATACTGTGGATTATCGGATTTATTCCCCAGATTGTAATTGCTCTGGTGCTTGCCGAGTGGTTTGTGGACGCAAGGCTTAAAATCCATGGAACACAGTTTTTTAAGGTGGTGATATATCTGCCGAATCTGATTATGGCTTCTGCCTTTGCCATGTTGTTTTTTACCATGTTTTCCACGAACGGGCCCATCAATTCCATTTTGACTTCTTTCGGATGGATCAGTCAGCCGGTGGATTTTCTGGGTTCTGTATGGGGAACAAGATCCCTGGTAGGGCTTATGAATTTCCTGATGTGGTTTGGAAATTCCACAATTATGCTGATGGCGGCCATTATGGGAATCAGCCCGGATGTATTCGAGGCGGCTGAACTGGATGGATGTAACAGCCTGCAGCGGTTTTTCTATATTACCCTTCCCCAGATACGTCCAATTCTTGCCTATACGTTGATTACTTCTATTATCGGCGGATTGCAGATGTTTGATGTGCCTCAGATTCTGACAAACGGACAGGGGACGCCGGATCGTACCTCCATGACCCTGATTATGTTTCTGAACAGTCATTTAAAGAGTAAGAATTATGGTATGGCGGGCGCATTATCGGTATTTCTGTTTGTTGTCAGCGGTATCTTATGCTTTGTAGTATATCGGATGACCAATAATGATGATCCGGATGGCTCGAAAGCGGCAGCAAAAAAAGCAAAAAAGCAAAGGAGGGGATAA
- a CDS encoding type II toxin-antitoxin system RelE/ParE family toxin — MAYKVEFLPVAWEDLKRIEDWYLVQFGVETALKISDHILNVTERLGEFPDSGSLTPDEWLNQQGYRMVICDKHVVIYKQTGTVVYIYHIADTRTDYTKLFCQ; from the coding sequence ATGGCATATAAGGTAGAGTTCCTTCCTGTTGCGTGGGAGGATTTAAAACGGATTGAAGACTGGTATCTGGTTCAGTTTGGCGTGGAAACAGCTTTGAAAATAAGTGACCATATATTGAACGTAACAGAACGTTTGGGGGAGTTTCCGGATTCAGGTTCTTTAACACCAGATGAATGGCTGAATCAGCAGGGATACAGAATGGTTATATGTGATAAGCATGTTGTCATTTATAAGCAGACTGGCACAGTGGTTTATATTTACCATATCGCAGACACCCGGACAGATTATACGAAATTGTTCTGTCAGTGA
- a CDS encoding ABC transporter substrate-binding protein yields the protein MKKRTVSILLAVAMAMGALAGCGTSSGSGAGEASDSEEGKVINIYSWNDEFRQRVEAVYPEVKKTSKDGTVTTLKDGTEIHWTINPNQDGVYQQKLDEALLNQADAAADDKVDIFLSETDYVNKYTDADADAAMPLTDLGIDPEKDLSDQYSFTKVTASDANGVQRGSTWQCCPGLLVYRRDIAKDVFGTDDPEKVGEKVKDWDTMKATAEELKAKGYFTFSSYADTFRLYGNSIAQSWVSPGETVIKVDQKIMDWVSDSKEWLDAGYLDKNIKGQWNDDWNKAMGSTSKVFAFLFPAWGIDFTLKPNWDGEDGAWAVTNPPQEYNWGGSYVHACTGTDNPKHVKDIILAVTADQENLLKISKDYADFTNTQSGMQRAAKDDKKFASDFLGGQNAFAYFAPVAENIVIAPLSAYDQGCVELIQNSFNDYLQGNVDFEKAKANFETAVIERYPDITEIQWPE from the coding sequence ATGAAAAAGAGGACAGTTAGTATCTTATTGGCTGTTGCAATGGCAATGGGAGCGCTGGCAGGATGTGGAACGTCGTCCGGCTCCGGAGCGGGAGAAGCATCCGATTCAGAGGAAGGGAAAGTCATCAATATTTACAGCTGGAACGATGAATTCCGTCAGCGTGTGGAGGCGGTTTATCCGGAGGTGAAGAAAACCTCCAAAGACGGAACGGTAACTACATTAAAGGATGGGACGGAAATCCACTGGACCATAAATCCCAATCAGGATGGCGTATACCAGCAGAAACTGGATGAAGCGCTGTTGAATCAGGCGGATGCGGCGGCAGACGATAAAGTAGATATCTTTTTGTCCGAGACAGATTATGTGAACAAATATACGGATGCAGATGCAGACGCAGCCATGCCCCTGACAGACCTTGGCATCGATCCGGAAAAGGATCTGTCGGATCAGTACAGTTTCACAAAGGTTACAGCTTCTGATGCAAACGGTGTTCAGAGAGGTTCCACCTGGCAGTGCTGTCCGGGACTTTTGGTATACCGCCGGGATATTGCCAAAGATGTATTCGGTACGGATGATCCGGAAAAAGTGGGCGAAAAGGTGAAGGACTGGGATACTATGAAAGCAACAGCGGAAGAACTGAAGGCGAAGGGGTATTTTACATTTTCCTCTTATGCGGATACGTTCCGGCTTTATGGCAACAGTATTGCCCAGTCCTGGGTCAGCCCCGGAGAAACTGTAATCAAAGTGGATCAGAAAATAATGGACTGGGTAAGCGATTCGAAGGAATGGCTGGATGCGGGATATCTTGACAAAAATATAAAAGGCCAGTGGAATGATGACTGGAACAAGGCAATGGGTTCCACTTCAAAGGTGTTTGCTTTCCTGTTTCCGGCATGGGGCATTGATTTTACGCTGAAGCCCAACTGGGATGGTGAAGACGGCGCCTGGGCAGTTACCAATCCTCCGCAGGAATATAACTGGGGCGGTTCCTATGTTCATGCATGTACCGGCACAGATAACCCGAAGCATGTGAAAGATATCATCCTTGCAGTGACTGCAGATCAGGAAAATCTGTTAAAGATTTCCAAAGATTATGCGGACTTTACCAATACTCAGAGCGGTATGCAGCGGGCGGCAAAAGATGATAAGAAGTTTGCTTCTGATTTCCTGGGCGGACAGAACGCATTTGCATATTTTGCACCGGTGGCAGAGAATATCGTGATTGCGCCTCTTTCTGCTTACGATCAGGGCTGTGTGGAATTAATCCAGAATTCTTTTAATGATTATCTGCAGGGGAACGTTGACTTCGAAAAAGCAAAAGCGAACTTCGAAACAGCAGTTATTGAGCGTTACCCGGATATTACGGAAATTCAGTGGCCGGAATAA
- a CDS encoding helix-turn-helix transcriptional regulator codes for MGYQDEWLLFEAEDDVDEIEHRQPTEEFLFYQAVSNGNVAAVRKNCEQERFLDSEGVGVLSRNQVTNLKYHFVITTAMITRLCRQKGMELEQAFRMSDFYIQKLDDIHTVQGVHNLHDEMVLDYAEKMRILRRSDTNSRHISACKEYIYSHIKERITIEDLADELGVSSSYLSRLFKKETGDSVSAYIRKQKIEKARNLLRYSDYSVIEIANRLSFSSQSHFIQQFREIVGMTPKKYRDINYMVQWDIETGAESAPE; via the coding sequence GTGGGATATCAGGATGAGTGGCTTCTTTTTGAAGCGGAAGATGATGTGGATGAAATCGAACACAGACAACCGACAGAAGAATTTCTGTTTTATCAGGCAGTATCCAACGGAAATGTGGCTGCAGTTCGGAAGAACTGTGAACAGGAACGGTTTCTGGACAGCGAGGGCGTCGGCGTACTGTCCCGCAATCAGGTAACGAATCTGAAATATCATTTTGTGATTACGACGGCCATGATTACACGTCTGTGCAGGCAGAAAGGTATGGAGCTGGAACAGGCTTTTCGGATGAGTGATTTTTATATTCAGAAGCTGGATGATATTCATACTGTGCAGGGAGTGCATAATCTGCATGATGAAATGGTATTGGATTATGCGGAAAAGATGCGTATACTCCGCCGGAGTGATACCAACTCCAGACATATCAGCGCCTGTAAGGAATACATTTATTCCCATATCAAAGAACGTATTACCATTGAAGACCTGGCAGATGAACTTGGAGTGTCGTCCAGCTACCTTTCAAGGCTGTTTAAAAAGGAAACCGGGGATTCTGTCAGCGCCTATATCCGGAAACAGAAAATTGAAAAGGCCAGAAATCTGCTCCGCTACAGTGATTACTCTGTTATTGAGATTGCCAACCGTCTCTCCTTTTCTTCCCAGAGCCATTTTATACAGCAGTTTCGGGAAATTGTGGGTATGACGCCGAAAAAATACCGGGATATCAATTATATGGTGCAATGGGATATTGAAACCGGGGCAGAATCTGCCCCGGAGTAG
- a CDS encoding PadR family transcriptional regulator: protein MNAHIQKVYVPMTETGFYILLFLRKEAHGYSIVKQVEALTQGEIHISPGTMYGSLSKMEKDGLIRFVREEEKRKIYCITELGTQVLELEQKRIERLYRTMKEVCDNERHEN from the coding sequence ATGAATGCCCATATTCAGAAAGTATACGTTCCGATGACAGAAACGGGATTTTACATTTTACTTTTTCTGCGTAAAGAAGCCCACGGTTACAGTATTGTGAAACAGGTGGAAGCGCTGACACAGGGGGAAATCCACATCAGTCCCGGCACCATGTACGGCAGCCTGTCAAAAATGGAGAAGGACGGTCTCATCCGTTTTGTCCGGGAAGAAGAAAAGAGAAAAATTTACTGTATTACGGAACTGGGGACACAGGTACTGGAGCTGGAACAGAAACGGATAGAGCGACTTTACCGGACTATGAAAGAGGTGTGTGATAATGAAAGACATGAAAACTGA
- a CDS encoding sce7726 family protein: MLYDKDIREPLFDFLEEKYGKIRIIEEKSVGRSRADVVMVLPESLCGLEIKSDADTYARLSRQVRDYNQYFDYNYIVAGTKHAHHVEEHVPDWWGIITVELEEGRPDFYLLRKAGENPKVNWKRKMGLMWRPELARIQERNRLPKYREKSKDFVIDKILLKVPKERLYRQISDELFERDYTEIEENIRAYKKEALLRRLQKKGG; the protein is encoded by the coding sequence ATGCTTTACGATAAGGATATCAGAGAACCGCTGTTTGATTTTCTGGAAGAAAAATACGGGAAAATCAGGATTATAGAAGAAAAGTCAGTGGGGCGGAGCCGTGCAGATGTGGTAATGGTGCTTCCGGAATCCCTTTGCGGACTGGAAATCAAAAGCGATGCGGACACTTATGCCAGGCTGAGCCGTCAGGTGAGAGATTACAATCAGTATTTTGATTATAACTATATTGTGGCGGGGACGAAACACGCCCACCATGTAGAGGAACATGTGCCTGACTGGTGGGGCATTATTACAGTGGAACTGGAAGAGGGCAGGCCGGATTTTTATCTGCTGCGGAAAGCCGGGGAGAATCCCAAAGTAAACTGGAAACGAAAAATGGGTCTGATGTGGCGGCCGGAGCTTGCACGTATTCAGGAAAGAAACAGGCTTCCGAAATACAGGGAGAAAAGCAAGGACTTTGTGATAGATAAAATATTACTAAAGGTGCCGAAGGAGCGTTTGTACAGACAGATCAGCGACGAACTGTTTGAGCGGGATTATACAGAGATTGAGGAAAATATCAGGGCTTATAAAAAGGAAGCTCTGCTGAGGCGGTTACAGAAGAAAGGCGGGTGA
- a CDS encoding N,N'-diacetylchitobiose phosphorylase produces MKYGYFDDDNREYIIERPDTPAPWVNYLGSPEYGAIISNNAGGYSFAKSGANGRILRYIFNSFDQPGRYLYIRDNESGDYWSASWQPVGKDLKDYQSTCRHGMGYTQIESVYAGIISRASYYVPLKKAHEVWALSLTNTSENPRELTITGYGEFTNHSNYEQDQVNLQYSLFIGRTLFEENRIMQQIHGNLDSLRENEKVDEKNVTERFFGLVGAEVASYCGEKEHFLGKYHGYNNPQGVSSGNLGNITGYNGNSCGALSCNITLEPGETKTIAFLLGEQESPKAAAILSAYTDTEKTVRKELDELKNCWHNRMDHLKVSTPSTEFNTMINTWNAYNCFMTFLWSRAASFIYCGLRNGYGYRDTVQDIQGIIHLAPELAAEKIRFMLSAQTSSGGGLPLVKFTHNPGHEDTPDDASYRQETGHPAYRADDALWLFPTVYKYIAETGNMDFLEERIPYADKEADSVYDHLKRAIRFSLEHSGPHGMPAGLYADWNDCLRLGADGESSFVAMQLYYAMTVLKKFATYRQDTDYLNFLTKQQEELGALIRKLCWDKDRFIRGYTEKGQPVGSAADPEANLWLNPQSWAVISGLADMQQADAILDNVYHRLNTEYGALLMDPPYHAHAFEGALAVIYNPGTKENAGIFSQSQGWLILAEALCGHGERAFTYFMENAPAAWNEQADIRRLEPYCYGQFTEGRASKHPGRSHVHWLTGTASTVMVGCVEGILGLRPDPEGIKISPSIPKEWTHFEIDKDFRGKHLHILVENPGRRESGCEKLTLNGKKLTGNYIPASLLQKENEIVLVL; encoded by the coding sequence ATGAAATATGGATATTTTGACGACGATAACAGAGAATACATCATAGAACGGCCGGATACGCCAGCCCCATGGGTAAACTATCTTGGCTCTCCGGAATACGGTGCAATCATTTCCAACAATGCCGGGGGCTACAGCTTTGCAAAATCCGGCGCAAACGGACGCATCCTGCGCTACATTTTCAACAGCTTTGACCAGCCTGGCCGATATCTCTACATACGCGACAATGAATCCGGAGATTACTGGTCCGCTTCCTGGCAGCCAGTCGGGAAAGATTTAAAAGATTATCAAAGCACCTGCCGCCATGGAATGGGCTATACCCAAATAGAATCCGTATATGCCGGAATCATTTCCAGGGCCTCCTACTATGTCCCCCTGAAAAAAGCCCATGAAGTCTGGGCCCTGTCCCTGACGAACACCTCCGAAAATCCCAGAGAACTTACCATTACCGGATATGGAGAATTTACCAACCACAGCAACTATGAGCAGGATCAGGTAAATCTGCAATACTCTCTGTTCATTGGCCGCACGTTATTTGAAGAAAACAGAATCATGCAGCAGATACATGGCAATCTGGATTCCCTTCGGGAAAACGAAAAAGTGGATGAAAAAAATGTAACGGAACGCTTCTTTGGTCTTGTCGGAGCCGAAGTTGCTTCCTACTGCGGAGAAAAGGAACACTTTCTTGGAAAATACCATGGATACAACAATCCGCAGGGAGTTTCCTCCGGTAACCTTGGAAATATCACAGGCTACAACGGAAACTCCTGCGGTGCCCTCTCCTGCAATATTACTCTTGAGCCGGGAGAGACAAAAACCATTGCATTTCTGCTGGGAGAACAGGAATCCCCAAAAGCGGCAGCCATCCTTTCTGCTTACACAGATACGGAAAAAACCGTAAGGAAGGAACTGGACGAGCTGAAAAACTGCTGGCATAACAGGATGGATCATCTGAAAGTCAGCACCCCCAGTACGGAATTCAATACCATGATCAATACCTGGAATGCATACAACTGCTTTATGACCTTCCTCTGGTCCCGCGCAGCCTCCTTTATCTATTGCGGCCTGCGCAACGGTTATGGTTACCGTGACACCGTACAGGATATCCAGGGAATCATCCACCTTGCACCGGAACTGGCGGCAGAAAAAATCCGCTTTATGCTTTCTGCCCAGACAAGCAGCGGAGGTGGTCTGCCCCTTGTAAAATTTACCCATAATCCCGGACATGAAGATACCCCGGACGACGCTTCCTACCGACAGGAAACCGGGCATCCGGCTTACCGGGCAGACGACGCTCTCTGGCTCTTTCCAACCGTTTATAAATATATCGCCGAAACAGGAAATATGGATTTTCTTGAAGAACGCATTCCCTATGCGGATAAAGAAGCAGACAGTGTGTACGACCATCTGAAACGGGCCATCCGCTTTTCTCTGGAACATTCCGGTCCTCACGGCATGCCTGCCGGGCTTTACGCAGACTGGAATGACTGCCTGCGCCTGGGGGCAGACGGAGAATCCTCTTTTGTGGCGATGCAGCTTTATTATGCCATGACTGTTTTGAAAAAGTTCGCAACATACAGGCAGGATACAGACTATCTGAATTTTTTAACAAAACAACAGGAAGAACTTGGCGCACTCATCCGGAAACTGTGCTGGGACAAAGACAGATTTATCCGGGGTTACACAGAAAAAGGCCAGCCTGTGGGCTCTGCCGCGGACCCGGAAGCCAATCTCTGGTTAAACCCTCAGAGCTGGGCTGTTATCAGCGGACTTGCCGATATGCAACAGGCTGACGCCATACTTGACAACGTTTATCACCGGTTAAATACGGAATACGGCGCGCTGCTAATGGATCCCCCTTACCATGCCCATGCCTTTGAGGGCGCACTGGCAGTGATTTATAATCCTGGCACCAAGGAAAACGCAGGTATATTTTCTCAATCCCAGGGGTGGCTGATTCTTGCGGAGGCTCTCTGCGGCCATGGAGAACGTGCCTTTACCTATTTCATGGAAAATGCCCCTGCCGCCTGGAATGAGCAGGCAGATATCCGCCGCCTGGAACCATATTGTTACGGGCAGTTTACAGAGGGAAGGGCCAGCAAACACCCCGGACGCTCTCATGTACACTGGCTCACCGGTACCGCTTCCACTGTTATGGTGGGCTGTGTGGAAGGCATTTTAGGACTTCGCCCCGACCCGGAGGGAATTAAAATCTCCCCGTCCATACCAAAGGAGTGGACACATTTTGAGATTGACAAAGACTTCCGCGGAAAACATCTGCATATCCTTGTGGAAAATCCCGGCAGACGGGAATCCGGCTGTGAAAAACTTACGCTGAACGGCAAAAAGCTCACCGGAAATTATATCCCGGCCAGCCTTCTTCAGAAAGAAAATGAAATAGTGCTTGTATTATAA
- a CDS encoding cellobiose phosphorylase, with the protein MKRIKFTDEHGSFVISQPENTSYLYFPLASETGLKSAVTPSLGGDAKIDQETFLLEPVSSENLHNNRSVRNFWCTTETGDVCSVSGASAEQEAAKFTSRQEESQVSAGFMWHTLNRSFKALQLTSTVDLFIPKDENVEIMHVTIQNRSESARKLTACAGIPIYGRSADNIRDHRNVTSMLHRIDAEEYGIFVRPTMSFDEKGHRPNDRIYYVMGCTGSGSAPVSFYPTVEDFIGEGGSFTHPRAVYEQYPGYPAPCQAAGKEGMGAFRFETISLAPGGQVSYIILLGAENSREKIHHIFRKYNTSEKVQAALADTKSCWQEKVKVSFHTGDRDFDCLMKWISFQPFLRRLFGCSFLPHHDYGRGGRGWRDLWQDCLSLLLMEPENVRDMIIKNYGGVRMDGTNATIIGTGDGNFLADRNGITRVWMDHALWPLMTTKLYIDQTGDIEILNRQVPYFKDAQVIRGTALDTLWDQADGNMQLTDKKDIYTGSILEHLLIQQLTAFYETGDHNICRLRDADWNDALDMASEKGESVAFTCAYAGNLLELAAMIRLLDSSSTVHTAELLEETELLLCDHPELYNDTGRKQKILADYTSRCKHTVRGRRAVFSLSVLAADLSQKAAWLMDYVRNQEWIEGMEGEGWFNSYYDNQGQAVEGIHNGQVRMMLTGQVFAIMSGVAEDTHIRKIVKSADHYLYRKETGGYRLNTDFHELKSDMGRMFGFAYGEKENGSVFSHMAVMYANALYRRGFVKEGWKALKTLADTALNFDTSHIYPGIPEYFRSDGRGMYHYLTGAASWYMMTMITEVFGVHGESGDLILYPKLLAEQFDSDGNASITVPFAGKCFTIVYKNTEGKDFGACTIGSALCGQTMLPVCEDSFAVLTRESINALPDHAYTITVELI; encoded by the coding sequence TTGAAACGTATAAAATTTACCGATGAACATGGAAGTTTCGTAATCAGCCAGCCGGAAAATACCAGTTACCTGTACTTTCCTCTGGCTTCGGAAACAGGATTAAAAAGCGCTGTAACCCCCAGCCTTGGCGGGGACGCCAAGATTGACCAGGAAACTTTTCTTCTGGAACCGGTAAGTTCGGAAAATCTCCATAATAACCGTTCTGTCCGGAATTTCTGGTGTACCACGGAAACCGGAGACGTCTGTTCCGTCTCCGGCGCTTCTGCGGAACAGGAAGCGGCAAAATTCACTTCCCGGCAGGAGGAAAGCCAGGTGTCCGCAGGATTTATGTGGCATACATTAAATCGTTCCTTCAAAGCTCTGCAGCTTACATCCACAGTGGATCTTTTTATTCCAAAAGACGAAAATGTGGAAATCATGCATGTGACAATCCAAAACCGGTCGGAATCTGCCCGGAAGCTGACAGCCTGTGCAGGGATCCCAATTTACGGCCGCAGTGCAGACAACATCCGTGACCATCGGAATGTAACTTCCATGCTTCATCGCATTGATGCAGAAGAATACGGAATCTTTGTCCGCCCCACCATGTCTTTTGATGAGAAAGGCCACCGCCCAAATGACCGGATTTATTACGTTATGGGCTGTACCGGAAGCGGATCTGCACCAGTGAGCTTCTATCCCACTGTGGAAGATTTTATTGGAGAAGGAGGCTCCTTTACTCATCCCCGTGCCGTATACGAACAGTATCCGGGATATCCCGCCCCCTGTCAGGCAGCAGGAAAAGAAGGAATGGGCGCTTTCCGTTTTGAAACCATTTCCCTTGCCCCCGGCGGGCAGGTATCATATATCATCCTCCTTGGAGCAGAAAACAGCCGGGAAAAGATTCACCATATTTTCCGGAAATACAATACCTCAGAAAAGGTACAGGCTGCCCTGGCTGATACGAAATCCTGCTGGCAGGAAAAAGTGAAAGTCAGCTTTCATACCGGTGACAGAGATTTTGACTGTCTCATGAAGTGGATCAGCTTCCAGCCCTTCCTGCGCCGGCTGTTTGGCTGCTCCTTCCTCCCTCATCACGATTATGGCCGTGGAGGCCGGGGATGGCGCGACTTATGGCAGGACTGCCTCTCTCTTCTTCTGATGGAACCGGAAAATGTCAGGGACATGATCATCAAAAACTACGGCGGCGTCCGCATGGACGGAACAAACGCCACCATTATCGGAACCGGAGACGGAAATTTCCTTGCAGACCGCAACGGTATTACCCGTGTCTGGATGGATCACGCCCTCTGGCCGCTGATGACCACAAAACTTTACATCGACCAGACCGGAGACATTGAAATCCTGAACCGGCAGGTTCCCTATTTCAAAGATGCGCAGGTAATACGGGGAACAGCCCTGGATACCCTCTGGGACCAGGCAGATGGAAATATGCAGCTTACAGATAAAAAAGATATTTATACCGGAAGCATTTTAGAGCATCTTCTCATCCAGCAGCTTACTGCCTTTTACGAAACAGGAGACCATAATATCTGCCGGCTGCGGGACGCAGACTGGAACGATGCGCTGGATATGGCCTCGGAAAAGGGCGAAAGCGTTGCCTTCACCTGCGCCTATGCAGGCAACCTCCTGGAACTTGCCGCCATGATCCGTCTGCTGGACAGCAGTTCTACAGTCCATACCGCTGAACTTCTGGAAGAAACAGAACTTTTACTCTGCGACCACCCGGAACTTTATAACGACACTGGCAGAAAGCAGAAAATTCTGGCTGACTATACTTCCCGTTGTAAACATACTGTCAGAGGCAGACGCGCCGTTTTTTCCCTTTCTGTACTTGCAGCAGATCTGTCCCAAAAAGCAGCCTGGCTGATGGATTATGTGAGAAATCAGGAATGGATAGAAGGAATGGAGGGAGAAGGCTGGTTCAACAGCTATTATGACAACCAGGGACAGGCTGTGGAAGGAATCCACAATGGACAGGTTCGCATGATGCTGACCGGCCAGGTCTTTGCCATCATGAGCGGAGTGGCGGAGGACACCCACATCAGGAAAATTGTAAAAAGTGCAGATCATTATCTTTACCGGAAAGAAACAGGCGGCTACCGTCTGAATACTGATTTCCATGAACTGAAATCTGATATGGGACGCATGTTTGGATTCGCCTATGGGGAAAAGGAAAATGGCTCCGTCTTCTCCCACATGGCAGTCATGTACGCAAACGCCCTGTATCGCCGGGGATTTGTGAAAGAAGGCTGGAAGGCTTTAAAAACCCTCGCCGATACCGCCCTGAATTTTGATACCAGCCACATTTATCCTGGCATCCCGGAATATTTCCGCTCTGACGGACGCGGAATGTACCACTATCTGACCGGAGCGGCGAGCTGGTACATGATGACCATGATTACAGAAGTTTTCGGCGTCCACGGAGAATCCGGAGATCTTATTTTATACCCTAAACTTCTGGCAGAACAGTTTGATTCAGATGGAAATGCCTCCATCACCGTCCCTTTTGCCGGAAAATGTTTTACCATCGTATACAAAAACACAGAAGGCAAAGATTTCGGCGCCTGTACCATTGGTTCCGCCCTCTGCGGGCAGACCATGCTTCCTGTCTGTGAAGATTCCTTTGCGGTTCTCACACGGGAAAGCATAAATGCCCTGCCGGATCACGCATACACAATCACAGTAGAACTTATTTAA
- a CDS encoding AAA family ATPase produces MRVAVIGYSGSGKSTLAKYLGEKFQIPVLHLDRVHWLPGWQERSRAESAEIVKQFLDEHKSWVIDGTYSALEFERRLEEADKIVLMNFRRLPCFFRAWKRYVQNRGRTRESMGEGCVERMNREFIWWLLHRKKSQKERYRKVLEQYGYKTAVIRSQKELDKWVKEFVGNC; encoded by the coding sequence ATGCGCGTGGCAGTGATCGGATACAGCGGCAGCGGGAAATCTACCCTTGCAAAATATTTGGGCGAGAAATTTCAGATTCCTGTTCTGCACCTGGACAGGGTGCACTGGCTTCCCGGCTGGCAGGAGAGAAGCAGAGCGGAATCAGCAGAGATTGTAAAACAGTTTCTGGATGAGCATAAGTCCTGGGTGATTGACGGGACTTACTCCGCTCTGGAATTTGAGAGACGTCTGGAGGAAGCGGACAAAATTGTACTGATGAATTTCAGACGCCTTCCCTGTTTCTTCCGGGCCTGGAAACGGTATGTTCAGAACCGGGGACGAACCAGAGAGTCCATGGGAGAGGGATGCGTGGAACGGATGAACCGGGAATTTATCTGGTGGCTGCTTCACAGGAAGAAGAGCCAGAAGGAACGGTATCGGAAGGTGCTGGAGCAGTACGGATACAAAACCGCTGTGATTCGCAGCCAGAAAGAACTGGATAAGTGGGTGAAAGAGTTTGTCGGAAACTGTTGA